Part of the Terriglobia bacterium genome, GGGGCTGCTCCGGCCTCTCTTATGCCATGCGCCTCGATACGCAGGCCCGTGACCGCGACAAGATTTTCGAAGAACACGGCGCGCGGATCTTCGTGGACCCCAAGAGTTTTCTCTATTTGAGCGGCACGACGCTCGACTACGAAGTCACCGTGATGCGCCAGGGATTCGTCTTCCAGAATCCCAACGCCGCGCGGAATTGCGGCTGCGGCAGTTCCTTCACCGCCTAGGAGCAGCACAAACTGGCGTTTGGCGCACTTCCGGGCCTTGCAGGCAGACCGCGCCGGGCACGTGGTTGGCCGCCGCATCCGCCAGCCACTTTTTTTGTGCCCATGAGAGGAAATTCGGCCGGGGTTCCGGCCGCAGGAATAGAGATGGCCGCGCCGTTCACAATCACGAATCCGCCGCTGGTCTGCTGGAGCTGCCA contains:
- a CDS encoding iron-sulfur cluster assembly accessory protein, which gives rise to METNVANANTQAPNAAVIHLSERAAERIRALLAKEGVAAESGGLRVGVQGGGCSGLSYAMRLDTQARDRDKIFEEHGARIFVDPKSFLYLSGTTLDYEVTVMRQGFVFQNPNAARNCGCGSSFTA